In one Steroidobacteraceae bacterium genomic region, the following are encoded:
- the lexA gene encoding transcriptional repressor LexA — MSDLTPRQTEILRLIQRAIAETGMPPTRAEIAQELGFKSANAAEEHLRALARKGVIALIPGTSRGIQLKDTLREQLGLPLIGRVAAGKPIFSEENFEAHLSIDPAVFSPRPHYLLKVTGMSMKDAGILDGDLVAVHRTAEVRNRQIIVARLENEVTVKRYRQEGAFAWLLPENPDFEPIKVDLKKTEMLIEGVVVGVVRRGSARAGLT; from the coding sequence ATGTCCGACCTGACACCTCGCCAGACAGAAATTCTCCGCCTCATCCAGAGAGCCATTGCCGAGACCGGTATGCCGCCCACGCGGGCAGAAATCGCGCAAGAGCTCGGGTTCAAGTCCGCCAACGCCGCCGAGGAGCATCTGCGTGCCCTGGCCCGCAAAGGGGTCATTGCGCTCATACCGGGCACCTCCCGCGGCATTCAGCTCAAGGACACCCTGCGCGAGCAGCTCGGTCTGCCGCTCATCGGTCGGGTGGCGGCGGGCAAACCCATCTTCTCGGAGGAGAATTTCGAAGCGCACCTGTCCATCGACCCGGCCGTGTTCTCGCCGCGCCCGCATTACCTGCTCAAGGTCACCGGCATGTCCATGAAAGACGCCGGCATCCTCGATGGCGATCTGGTCGCCGTGCACCGCACGGCTGAGGTGCGCAACCGCCAGATCATCGTCGCGCGGCTCGAGAACGAAGTCACCGTCAAGCGCTATCGCCAGGAGGGCGCTTTCGCCTGGTTGCTGCCGGAGAACCCCGACTTCGAGCCCATCAAGGTCGATCTGAAGAAAACCGAGATGCTCATCGAGGGCGTCGTCGTCGGTGTCGTGCGCCGCGGCTCGGCCCGCGCCGGCCTCACCTGA
- a CDS encoding DUF1838 family protein, with product MHRRFALPFALLLTLSFHFPLGRAELLGDDEVRTGLAALDWNAKMTCGTTEAGVTRYGLWEGRLYSRVPGERDRHLFNVIGINTRQCARLEDARRGPGFRSVSREVMIYLDPKSNEIVDRWTNPWTDETVDVIHVANDPVNMRAPAFAFADDGTASRAALRRYDDTVVSSSEFPLFYTNPLAGEYQDYVGGTYHAIEIFNTYYRAADFLDARRKRIGESRISWQRVSAWMPWMKMGDRPGLMIFNATGFSTFDAKRIPAQLIDALKSRYPAYLTPPPLDDTRPNETTWTVTRRIIDEARAKSR from the coding sequence ATGCACCGCCGCTTTGCCTTGCCGTTCGCGTTGCTGCTCACATTATCCTTCCATTTTCCACTCGGCCGCGCCGAACTGCTCGGCGATGACGAAGTGCGCACGGGCCTTGCCGCGCTCGACTGGAATGCGAAAATGACCTGCGGCACGACCGAGGCGGGCGTCACCCGCTACGGTTTGTGGGAGGGCCGACTCTACAGTCGCGTGCCCGGCGAGCGCGACCGACACCTCTTCAATGTCATCGGCATCAACACGCGCCAGTGCGCGCGCCTCGAGGATGCCAGGCGTGGTCCTGGTTTCCGCAGTGTCTCGCGCGAGGTCATGATCTATCTCGACCCGAAGAGCAACGAGATCGTCGATCGCTGGACCAACCCCTGGACCGACGAGACGGTGGACGTCATCCATGTCGCGAACGACCCGGTCAACATGCGCGCGCCGGCCTTCGCCTTTGCCGATGACGGTACCGCCTCGCGCGCTGCACTGCGCCGCTACGACGACACCGTGGTCTCTTCGAGCGAGTTTCCACTCTTCTATACGAATCCACTCGCGGGCGAGTATCAGGACTATGTCGGCGGCACCTACCACGCGATCGAAATCTTCAATACCTATTATCGCGCGGCCGATTTTCTCGATGCGCGCAGGAAGCGCATCGGCGAGTCACGCATCTCCTGGCAGCGCGTGTCCGCATGGATGCCATGGATGAAAATGGGCGACCGGCCCGGGCTCATGATCTTCAACGCCACCGGCTTCTCGACTTTCGACGCCAAGCGCATTCCCGCGCAGCTCATCGACGCGCTGAAGTCGCGCTACCCGGCCTATCTAACGCCGCCGCCGCTCGACGACACGCGGCCGAACGAGACGACCTGGACCGTGACGCGCAGGATCATCGACGAGGCGCGCGCGAAGAGTCGCTGA
- the hppD gene encoding 4-hydroxyphenylpyruvate dioxygenase, giving the protein MGLDGFEFVEFAAPDKGALESVFDSLGFNAIARHRSKDVTLYRQGNINFIVNHEPKSLAAYFAEEHGPGACGMAFRVRDAHKAYQLALDLGAQPIDIPTGPMELRLPAIKGIGGAPLYLIDRYGEGSSIYDIDFQFFQDADRAPAGALLTEIDHLTHNVYRGRMGFWAAFYERLFNFREIRYFDIKGEYTGLTSKAMTAPDGRIRIPLNEEAAQGGGQIEEYLMRFNGEGIQHVALSTPDIFATVDRLRANGVKLMTPPPDTYYEMLEERLPGHGEDVARLQKRGILLDGTTKGEPRLLLQIFSECLIGPVFFEFIQRKRDEGFGEGNFKALFESLERDQMRRGALKV; this is encoded by the coding sequence ATGGGGCTCGACGGCTTCGAATTCGTCGAGTTTGCTGCGCCCGACAAAGGCGCACTCGAATCCGTTTTCGACAGCCTCGGCTTCAATGCCATTGCAAGGCATCGATCCAAGGACGTCACGCTCTATCGCCAGGGCAACATCAATTTCATCGTCAACCACGAGCCCAAAAGCCTCGCCGCCTACTTCGCCGAAGAGCACGGCCCCGGCGCCTGCGGCATGGCCTTCCGTGTGCGCGATGCGCACAAGGCCTATCAGCTTGCACTCGATCTCGGTGCGCAGCCCATCGATATCCCCACGGGCCCGATGGAATTGCGCCTGCCGGCCATCAAGGGCATCGGCGGCGCGCCGCTTTATCTCATCGACCGTTATGGCGAAGGCAGCAGCATCTACGACATCGACTTCCAGTTCTTCCAGGACGCGGATCGCGCGCCCGCGGGTGCCTTGCTGACCGAAATCGACCATCTGACGCACAATGTCTACCGTGGACGCATGGGCTTCTGGGCGGCCTTCTACGAGCGGCTGTTCAATTTTCGCGAGATCCGATATTTCGACATCAAGGGTGAATACACCGGCCTCACCAGCAAGGCGATGACCGCACCCGACGGCCGCATCCGCATTCCGCTCAACGAGGAAGCGGCCCAGGGCGGCGGCCAGATCGAGGAATACCTGATGCGCTTCAATGGCGAGGGAATCCAGCACGTCGCACTGTCAACGCCCGACATCTTCGCGACCGTCGACCGTCTGCGCGCGAATGGTGTCAAGCTCATGACACCGCCGCCCGATACCTACTACGAAATGCTCGAAGAGCGCCTGCCGGGTCATGGCGAGGACGTGGCCAGGCTGCAAAAGCGAGGCATTCTTCTCGATGGCACGACCAAGGGCGAACCGCGTCTGCTGTTGCAGATCTTCTCCGAATGCCTCATCGGCCCGGTCTTCTTCGAGTTCATCCAGCGAAAGCGCGACGAAGGATTTGGCGAGGGCAACTTCAAGGCGCTGTTCGAGTCCTTGGAGCGTGATCAGATGCGCCGCGGCGCACTGAAGGTCTGA
- a CDS encoding VOC family protein: MALKRIHHVAYRCSDAKRTVEFYRDLLGMDFTMAFSEDYVPSTKAYDPYMHVFLDAGMGNVLAFFELPQQPPMGRDENTPPWVQHIAFEVDTLAEQQAIKERAEKHGLEIVGPTDHGLFRSIYFFDPDGHRLEVAVNTGTAEMLRKAKEVAPAMLDEWSRTKKAPRHAAFLHEGEFNSAGTREKD, translated from the coding sequence ATGGCACTCAAACGCATCCATCACGTGGCCTATCGTTGCAGCGATGCCAAGCGCACGGTCGAGTTCTATCGCGACTTGCTCGGCATGGATTTCACCATGGCTTTCTCCGAGGACTACGTCCCTTCGACCAAGGCTTACGATCCTTACATGCACGTGTTTCTCGATGCCGGCATGGGCAACGTGCTCGCGTTCTTCGAGTTGCCGCAGCAACCGCCGATGGGCCGCGACGAGAACACGCCGCCCTGGGTGCAGCACATCGCATTCGAGGTCGACACGCTGGCCGAGCAACAGGCCATCAAGGAGCGCGCCGAAAAACACGGCCTCGAGATCGTTGGACCAACGGACCATGGACTGTTCAGGTCGATATATTTTTTCGATCCCGATGGTCATCGCCTCGAGGTTGCGGTCAACACCGGCACGGCCGAAATGTTGCGCAAAGCGAAGGAAGTCGCGCCGGCGATGCTCGACGAGTGGAGCCGCACCAAGAAGGCGCCGCGACATGCTGCTTTCCTTCACGAAGGGGAATTCAACAGTGCCGGCACTCGCGAAAAGGACTGA
- a CDS encoding MarR family winged helix-turn-helix transcriptional regulator yields MPALAKRTDEEPLLRLETFLPYRLSVVSNTISNAIAAAYSARFDLSIPEWRVMAVLGATPDLAAAEVAERTAMDKVAVSRSVASLLQSGRLLRRTDANDRRRSILRLSARGQAVYNEVAPLALGYERALLAGLDDGDRRALERILNRLQQAANATPHRPHCA; encoded by the coding sequence GTGCCGGCACTCGCGAAAAGGACTGACGAGGAGCCTCTCCTGCGGCTCGAGACCTTCCTGCCCTATCGACTCTCGGTCGTCTCGAACACCATCAGCAACGCAATCGCGGCTGCTTATTCGGCCCGCTTCGATCTGTCGATTCCAGAGTGGCGCGTGATGGCCGTACTCGGCGCGACCCCTGATCTCGCGGCCGCGGAAGTCGCCGAGCGCACGGCCATGGACAAAGTCGCTGTCAGTCGCAGCGTCGCCTCCCTCCTGCAAAGCGGGCGGTTACTGCGACGGACAGATGCAAACGACCGGCGGCGCTCCATACTGCGCCTGTCGGCACGGGGCCAGGCGGTCTACAACGAGGTCGCGCCGCTCGCGCTCGGCTACGAGCGCGCCTTGCTCGCCGGCCTCGATGACGGCGACCGCCGCGCGCTCGAGCGCATTCTCAATCGTCTGCAGCAAGCAGCGAACGCCACGCCGCATCGACCGCACTGCGCCTGA
- a CDS encoding glycosyltransferase family 4 protein, protein MSGRSTTVIFDGVCPRAYSGVSLQQGGIGGTEAMVIGLAESLDLEVMQHNRTAADGRYLPVAGRAGVGNVIVLRDPDGVATARRLFPAARILLWCHDRIEPGSTRARQLLKALPAIGSALAGIVCVSESQRKAVEATLRNASVQPAPPTTTIYNAIADDLLPDATPVDPDKLLFASSPNKGLDYALAAFASLRRHRPQLRLHVTNPGYKRNLPTRLPGVTWLGALPRDRGITEMRSALAVFSPNFVLPETFGLVFAEANAVGTPVLAHDVGAAREVLDPRQPVLPVKKSQRILARAGAPLGSRLRCALAGSGMLTPLFADYRELIDRWRAGGRPVVAGSARFRRSAVDAAWRSLLAADD, encoded by the coding sequence ATGAGCGGCCGATCTACGACGGTCATATTCGATGGCGTTTGCCCGCGCGCCTATTCAGGCGTGTCGTTGCAGCAAGGTGGCATCGGTGGGACCGAGGCCATGGTCATCGGTCTCGCCGAATCGCTCGATCTCGAGGTGATGCAGCACAATCGCACTGCGGCCGACGGTCGCTACCTGCCCGTGGCGGGGCGCGCGGGCGTCGGCAATGTCATCGTGCTGCGCGACCCGGACGGAGTTGCCACGGCGCGGCGGTTGTTTCCAGCGGCGCGTATCCTGCTGTGGTGTCATGATCGCATCGAACCCGGTTCGACGCGCGCCCGGCAATTACTGAAAGCGTTGCCTGCCATCGGCAGTGCGCTGGCCGGCATCGTCTGTGTGTCCGAGTCCCAGCGCAAGGCGGTCGAGGCAACCCTTCGCAATGCGTCGGTACAACCCGCGCCACCTACCACCACCATATACAACGCTATCGCGGACGATCTGCTGCCCGACGCGACTCCGGTCGATCCGGACAAGCTGTTGTTCGCTTCTTCGCCCAACAAGGGCCTCGACTATGCGCTCGCGGCTTTCGCCTCGCTGCGCCGTCACCGGCCTCAATTGCGTCTTCACGTCACGAATCCCGGCTACAAACGCAACCTGCCGACCAGGCTCCCCGGCGTGACATGGCTCGGTGCGCTGCCGCGCGACCGGGGAATAACCGAAATGCGCTCCGCCCTGGCCGTCTTCAGTCCGAACTTCGTCTTGCCAGAGACCTTCGGGCTGGTTTTCGCAGAGGCCAATGCCGTCGGCACGCCGGTTCTGGCGCACGATGTCGGTGCGGCACGGGAGGTCCTGGATCCCCGCCAGCCGGTTTTGCCGGTGAAGAAATCGCAGCGAATTCTCGCTCGCGCAGGTGCGCCACTTGGGTCCAGGTTGCGTTGCGCCCTTGCGGGCTCGGGCATGTTGACGCCGCTGTTCGCTGATTACCGCGAATTGATCGACCGGTGGCGTGCGGGCGGGCGACCCGTGGTTGCGGGCTCGGCCCGCTTCAGGCGCAGTGCGGTCGATGCGGCGTGGCGTTCGCTGCTTGCTGCAGACGATTGA
- a CDS encoding glycosyltransferase family 2 protein, whose amino-acid sequence MKLSACVITYNEADRIDRCLSALTFCDEILVVDSLSTDATVALATARGARVLSRPFTGYRSQKQFAVEQARHEWILCVDADEVVTDPLREEILALRAEGFQQHAGWSIPRMTEYAGRFLRHGNAWPDRIVRLFDRRRGQYAGREVHEHVRVEGTVGRIAAPLEHYSYRDLDDHLTRMSRYATLMAESLHESGRSVTAPGVWLRPWWRFLRGMLIKAGVLDGWRGFAFHLVEARYVREKYLRVWLAQREAGRSFLRPGVKSETMQRRQ is encoded by the coding sequence GTGAAGCTGAGCGCCTGCGTGATCACCTACAATGAGGCAGACCGGATCGACCGCTGTCTGTCGGCACTCACGTTTTGCGATGAGATCCTCGTGGTCGATTCGCTGTCGACCGACGCCACCGTGGCGCTCGCCACGGCCCGCGGCGCGCGGGTTCTGAGCCGGCCTTTCACCGGCTATCGCAGCCAGAAGCAATTCGCAGTCGAGCAGGCAAGGCACGAGTGGATCCTGTGCGTCGATGCCGATGAGGTGGTGACTGACCCATTGCGCGAGGAGATTCTGGCATTGCGTGCGGAGGGCTTCCAGCAACATGCCGGATGGTCGATCCCGCGCATGACCGAATACGCCGGCCGCTTCCTTCGTCATGGCAACGCCTGGCCGGATCGCATCGTGCGCCTGTTCGATCGTCGTCGTGGCCAGTACGCTGGACGCGAAGTCCATGAACATGTGCGCGTGGAGGGGACGGTGGGGCGCATCGCCGCGCCACTCGAGCACTATTCCTATCGGGACCTGGACGATCACCTCACGCGCATGAGCCGCTACGCGACACTCATGGCCGAGTCCCTGCACGAATCGGGGCGCAGTGTGACCGCGCCCGGTGTCTGGCTGCGGCCGTGGTGGCGATTCCTGCGCGGCATGCTGATAAAGGCCGGAGTGCTGGATGGCTGGCGCGGTTTCGCCTTTCATCTCGTCGAGGCTCGCTACGTGCGCGAGAAATACCTGCGGGTCTGGTTGGCGCAGCGCGAGGCCGGCCGGAGCTTCCTGCGGCCCGGCGTGAAAAGCGAGACCATGCAGCGCAGGCAATGA
- a CDS encoding aminomethyltransferase family protein encodes MNITREHHRRAVYPSPFHSRTQAANVLNLWHRWSDCTVADAYFDVALEYTALRARCTVFDLSPMTKHLIRGPDALAYMNRLVTRDVAKLKPGRVGYAVWCDDAGQVIDDGTIFHLTDNVFRLCSQERQLDWLSAAAQGFDVRISEDTHDVAALALQGPTSCAVLKALGLPNIEQLKPFAMAEYDFLGATLMVSRTGFTGDLGYELWIAPSHAERLWDQLFGAGREHGIAPMGTLALDLSRIEAGFIQAGVDFLPADRAVRPGRTRSPFELDLAWLVDMNKANFNGRRALARELERGSRYRLVRLDVEGNKPAKDAYIYNRRQQVVGAVTSSMWSPAAKASIALASLEMPWGAAGDELWADIYYRKELQWHRTMARCRVVDGPFFAPARRRQTPAPDY; translated from the coding sequence ATGAACATTACCCGCGAGCATCATCGCCGGGCCGTTTATCCGAGCCCGTTTCACAGCCGCACGCAGGCAGCCAATGTGCTCAACCTGTGGCATCGCTGGTCCGATTGCACCGTCGCCGACGCCTATTTCGATGTGGCGCTCGAATACACGGCGCTGCGCGCGCGCTGCACCGTGTTCGACCTGTCGCCGATGACCAAGCACTTGATCAGAGGACCCGATGCGCTCGCCTACATGAACCGGCTCGTGACTCGCGATGTCGCCAAGCTCAAGCCCGGCCGCGTTGGCTATGCCGTGTGGTGTGACGATGCGGGGCAGGTGATCGACGACGGCACTATCTTCCACTTGACCGACAATGTATTCAGGCTCTGTTCGCAGGAGCGACAGCTGGATTGGCTGAGTGCCGCGGCGCAGGGATTCGATGTGCGCATCAGCGAGGATACACACGACGTCGCGGCGCTCGCACTGCAGGGACCGACGAGTTGCGCGGTGCTGAAAGCGCTCGGGCTGCCCAATATCGAACAACTGAAACCCTTCGCCATGGCGGAATACGATTTTCTCGGCGCGACGCTGATGGTCTCGCGCACCGGTTTCACGGGCGACCTCGGCTACGAATTGTGGATCGCACCGAGCCACGCGGAAAGACTCTGGGATCAGCTTTTTGGTGCAGGCCGCGAGCATGGCATCGCGCCGATGGGCACGTTGGCGCTCGACCTGAGTCGCATCGAGGCGGGGTTCATCCAGGCGGGCGTCGATTTCCTGCCGGCTGACCGTGCCGTGCGGCCCGGGCGCACGCGCTCGCCATTTGAGCTCGACCTTGCCTGGCTCGTCGACATGAACAAGGCGAATTTCAATGGCCGCCGCGCGCTCGCGCGCGAACTCGAGCGCGGCTCGCGCTATCGGTTGGTCAGACTCGACGTCGAAGGCAACAAACCCGCGAAGGATGCCTACATCTACAACCGCCGCCAGCAGGTCGTCGGCGCGGTGACTTCGTCCATGTGGTCACCAGCCGCAAAAGCGAGTATTGCGCTGGCCTCGCTCGAGATGCCCTGGGGTGCGGCCGGCGATGAGCTGTGGGCCGATATCTACTATCGCAAGGAATTGCAGTGGCATCGCACCATGGCTCGATGCCGCGTGGTCGATGGCCCGTTTTTCGCGCCGGCACGCCGCCGCCAGACGCCGGCGCCCGACTATTGA
- a CDS encoding NAD(P)/FAD-dependent oxidoreductase has product MTDRRRIIVIGGGHNGLVAATDLARAGCDVQLLEAGAQVGGMAATREFAPGFNVSCCAHLISLFDTTIAREFDLERHGLRYARRNLRSVGLGVDKEPLVLAGDQVVGGEVDDDDRRELRGYLARMGRFAALLARQHGRTPPRLAFGSLGEAAPAAKLGLDLRRLGRREMREFLRIVTMNIHDLLNERFRSEALKGMLAFEGVIGARLGPRSGNSVFNALHRLGTGDGGAVSYDLPQGGLGALSLALAAAASAAGVRIQCDAVVSEITMHDGRAAGVRLASGEEVRADAVLSTADARTTLLELLGPRHLEIEFTRRVQHTRGQGMAAKLHLALADLPRFTGLPEAEVGERLLIAPDMDYIERAFNPAKYGEFSAEPVMEINIPTVHDRTLAPEGRHVLSAIVQYAPHDLAGGWNERRDAFRERLIDVLERYAPGLRGLVVASEVVSAADLATRHRNSGGHWHHLELSLDQWLMLRPVYGAAQYATPVAGLYLGGAGTHPGGGLMGHAGRNAARALIEDAA; this is encoded by the coding sequence ATGACTGACAGGCGCCGCATCATCGTCATCGGAGGCGGCCACAACGGCCTGGTTGCCGCGACGGATCTTGCGCGCGCAGGATGCGACGTACAGCTCCTCGAAGCCGGCGCCCAGGTGGGCGGTATGGCCGCGACGCGCGAATTCGCGCCCGGCTTCAATGTTTCCTGCTGCGCGCATTTGATCAGCTTGTTCGACACGACGATTGCGCGCGAATTCGACCTCGAGCGACATGGCCTTCGATATGCGCGGCGGAACCTGCGCTCGGTCGGGCTTGGCGTTGACAAAGAACCCCTCGTGCTGGCGGGTGACCAGGTCGTGGGTGGCGAGGTTGACGACGACGATCGTCGCGAGTTGCGCGGATATCTCGCGCGCATGGGCCGCTTCGCGGCGCTGCTCGCCCGCCAGCATGGACGCACACCGCCTCGGCTCGCCTTCGGATCGCTCGGCGAAGCCGCACCGGCGGCGAAGCTTGGGCTTGACCTGCGACGTCTGGGGCGGCGCGAGATGCGCGAATTCCTGCGCATCGTCACCATGAATATCCATGACTTGCTGAATGAGCGATTCCGCAGCGAGGCCTTGAAAGGCATGCTCGCCTTCGAGGGTGTCATCGGCGCTCGGTTGGGCCCGCGTTCGGGCAACAGCGTGTTCAACGCGCTGCATCGCCTCGGTACGGGCGACGGCGGCGCCGTCAGCTACGACTTGCCGCAAGGCGGGCTCGGTGCATTGTCGCTCGCGTTGGCGGCGGCAGCGAGTGCGGCCGGTGTCAGGATTCAGTGCGATGCCGTTGTCAGCGAAATTACGATGCACGATGGTCGAGCGGCGGGCGTGCGGCTTGCGAGCGGCGAGGAGGTGCGCGCCGATGCCGTGCTCTCGACAGCCGATGCGCGCACGACCTTGCTCGAATTGCTCGGACCGCGGCACCTGGAAATCGAATTCACGCGGCGGGTACAGCACACACGTGGCCAGGGTATGGCCGCGAAGCTGCATCTCGCGCTGGCCGATCTGCCGCGCTTCACTGGCCTGCCCGAGGCCGAGGTGGGCGAGCGCTTGCTGATCGCGCCGGACATGGACTATATCGAGCGCGCCTTCAATCCGGCCAAGTATGGCGAGTTCTCCGCCGAGCCCGTGATGGAGATCAACATTCCGACCGTGCACGATCGCACCCTCGCCCCGGAGGGGCGTCATGTATTGTCCGCCATCGTCCAGTACGCACCCCACGACCTCGCTGGCGGCTGGAACGAGCGGCGGGATGCATTCCGCGAGCGGCTGATCGACGTTCTGGAGCGCTATGCGCCGGGGTTGCGCGGTCTCGTTGTCGCATCGGAAGTGGTGAGCGCCGCCGATCTCGCGACACGCCATCGCAATAGCGGTGGCCACTGGCATCACCTGGAGCTCTCGCTCGATCAGTGGCTGATGCTGCGTCCGGTATACGGTGCCGCGCAGTATGCGACGCCGGTTGCCGGCCTTTACCTTGGCGGCGCCGGAACGCATCCCGGCGGCGGACTGATGGGACACGCGGGTCGCAATGCCGCACGGGCGCTGATCGAGGATGCGGCATGA
- a CDS encoding NAD(P)/FAD-dependent oxidoreductase, whose amino-acid sequence MSAADYDAIVIGAGHNGLTNAAYLAKSGLKVLVLEKNPHIGGAAVSRELHENWIYSNCSYVCSLLRPEIYRDLELARHGLTVAPYGGGATFSRDGDVIGGYVDKDVRRREFARHNARDADAYLRYARDTMRQTRFIRSLLLRTPPDPTSWRWRDLREMLYLGREFARLGEEGIYDTMRFYTLSIADYLNEYFESDLIKAHLAGSGIIGTALGVQSPGTAYVLLHHYMGDVDGQMGAWGFARGGMGAVSQALAGALKAHGGEIRTSAPVAQIITRGRRARGVALESGEEIRSRIVVSNLDARRTFLKLLEERDLDADLLRLAKNFKIRGSSGKLNIALDGLPDFPALGENNPLHAGDLHFLDTLERYERAYDDWKAGTWSKDPYLDLLIPSLTDPTMAPPGKHYMSVFVQYVPPTINGRDWTDADRDAFRDTVFEQIGRYSPNFRQLVLHAEVRTPRELESEVGLTEGNIFQGELTFDQLLFNRPFPGYAQYRGPVKGMYMCGSATHPGGGVMAAPGANAAREILRDLRRPRLVPEGWSDD is encoded by the coding sequence ATGAGTGCTGCCGATTACGACGCCATTGTCATTGGTGCGGGCCACAATGGCCTGACCAACGCCGCCTATCTGGCGAAGTCGGGACTGAAAGTTCTGGTGCTCGAGAAGAACCCGCACATCGGCGGCGCCGCGGTAAGTCGCGAGCTGCACGAGAACTGGATCTATTCGAACTGCTCCTATGTGTGCAGCCTGTTGCGGCCGGAGATCTACCGTGACCTCGAGCTGGCGCGGCACGGCTTGACGGTCGCTCCCTACGGTGGTGGCGCAACATTCTCGCGTGATGGCGATGTGATCGGTGGCTACGTCGACAAGGATGTGCGCCGCCGCGAATTCGCGCGCCACAATGCGCGCGACGCCGACGCCTACCTGCGCTATGCACGCGACACCATGCGCCAGACGCGCTTTATTCGCTCGTTGCTGTTGCGCACGCCGCCCGACCCCACATCCTGGCGGTGGCGCGATCTGCGCGAAATGCTCTACCTGGGGCGCGAGTTCGCGCGGCTGGGCGAGGAGGGCATCTATGACACGATGCGCTTCTATACCTTGTCGATCGCCGATTATCTCAACGAGTACTTCGAGTCGGACCTCATCAAGGCGCATCTCGCCGGCAGCGGCATCATCGGCACGGCGCTCGGCGTGCAATCGCCCGGCACGGCCTATGTGCTGCTGCACCACTACATGGGCGACGTCGACGGGCAAATGGGGGCCTGGGGTTTTGCGCGTGGCGGCATGGGCGCGGTATCACAGGCACTGGCCGGGGCGCTCAAGGCGCACGGGGGCGAGATCCGCACTTCGGCCCCTGTCGCGCAGATCATCACCCGCGGTCGCCGCGCACGCGGTGTCGCCCTCGAGAGCGGCGAGGAGATTCGATCGCGCATCGTGGTGTCGAACCTCGACGCGAGGCGCACCTTCCTGAAGCTCCTCGAGGAACGTGATCTCGATGCGGACCTGCTGCGCCTGGCGAAGAATTTCAAGATCCGCGGATCCTCGGGCAAGCTCAATATCGCACTCGATGGGCTGCCCGATTTTCCGGCGCTGGGGGAGAACAACCCGCTGCACGCGGGCGACCTCCATTTCCTCGACACACTGGAGCGCTACGAACGCGCTTACGATGACTGGAAAGCCGGCACCTGGTCGAAGGATCCCTACCTCGACCTGCTGATCCCGTCACTGACCGACCCGACCATGGCGCCGCCCGGCAAGCATTACATGTCTGTCTTCGTGCAATATGTTCCGCCGACCATCAATGGCCGCGACTGGACCGATGCCGATCGCGACGCTTTTCGCGATACGGTGTTCGAGCAGATCGGTCGCTACAGTCCCAACTTCCGCCAGCTGGTCCTGCATGCCGAAGTGCGCACGCCGCGCGAACTGGAAAGCGAGGTCGGACTCACCGAGGGCAATATTTTCCAGGGCGAGTTGACGTTCGATCAACTGCTGTTCAACCGGCCTTTCCCCGGCTATGCGCAATATCGTGGTCCGGTGAAGGGCATGTACATGTGCGGTTCGGCCACCCATCCGGGCGGCGGCGTCATGGCGGCGCCCGGTGCCAATGCGGCGCGCGAGATCCTGCGCGATCTGCGCCGACCGAGGTTGGTGCCGGAAGGGTGGAGCGATGACTGA